One stretch of Psilocybe cubensis strain MGC-MH-2018 chromosome 6, whole genome shotgun sequence DNA includes these proteins:
- a CDS encoding Putative transporter (Putative transporter C543.05c) has protein sequence MTLEEITSNSSPIQVASQNTSTLLESEPKNLHDPNTPYATLRINRNRLSWFRQIGSGIILDIRARAPWYMSDWKDAWNYRVIPATALIFFANVLPGIAFSLDLIETTEQYGVSEVLMSSFMAAFVFSIFGAQPLTIAGVTGPITVFNKTIFDILSREPKPPVYLHFIGWVYLWAAILHWITALLNFCNFLKYVTLFSCDTFGFYVSWVYLQYGIQVLTRQFGPTIQDSIEEQGALVSIILAILMLVTAFLFDSLSQTQYFHRHIRRFLADYGMPISLIASSAMAYWGRFNAANPLTLPTGHAFQAAGGRGWLVKFWELDGKWVGIAFPFGFILWVLFFFDHNVSSLMAQGSEFPLRKPPGFHYDFFLLGITTFLAGILGLPAPNGLIPQAPIHTTSLTVMGPSLKDEEGQGTTSSRTRTQSDIQSQRQSSINEQFSQHPSDPPSGHRREVPVSVVEQRLSNLAQGSLCLVLLTGPFLHLLHLIPRGVLAGLFWYMGAAALRANGITQKILYLFQDKALTSTHEPLRRVRKSRIILFIGVQLVGFGATFAVTQTIAAIGFPVIIMLLLPIRTFMIPKLPFSREELAILDGPTASPFTMASVGGTL, from the exons ATGACATTAGAGGAAATCACTTCAAATTCCAGTCCCATCCAAGTTGCATCACAAAATACATCTACACTGTTAGAATCTGAGCCAAAGAACCTACATGATCCTAATACACCATACGCGACACTTCGAATCAACCGAAACCGATTATCATGGTTTAGACAAATCGGCTCAGGCATCATACTCGACATACGTGCTAGGGCTCCATGGTACATGAGCGATTGGAAGGATGCATGGAATTATAGAGTGATACCCGCAACCGCTTTGATTTTCTTTGCAAA CGTTCTTCCTGGTATAGCCTTCTCTTTGGACCTGATAGAAACCACCGAACAATATGGGGTTTCCGAAGTCTTAATGTCGTCATTTATGGCTGCCTTCGTGTTTTCAATTTTTGGTGCACAACCACTGACAATTGCAGGAGTAACAG GTCCCATAACTGTATTCAACAAAACCATATTTGATATTCTTTCGCGAGAACCGAAACCACCAGTTTACCTTCACTTCATAGGGTGGGTGTATCTATGGGCGGCGATTCTCCATTGGATAACCGCACTACTTAATT TCTGCAACTTCCTCAAATATGTCACCCTCTTCTCATGTGACACTTTTGGATTCTATGTTTCATGGGTATACCTTCAATATGGCATTCAAGTCCTCACACGCCAATTTGGACCCACAATACAAGATTCGATAGAAGAGCAAGGGGCCCTAGTTTCTATAATACTCGCCATTCTTATGCTGGTCACGgcatttttgtttgattctTTGTCACAGACACAGTATTTCCATAGGCATATACGCCGATTCTTGGCAGACTACGGTATGCCAATATCTCTCATCGCATCTTCGGCAATGGCGTACTGGGGTCGCTTCAATGCAGCAAACCCACTGACTCTCCCAACTGGTCATGCATTCCAGGCTGCGGGCGGCAGAGGCTGGCTTGTAAAGTTTTGGGAGCTGGATGgaaaatgggttggaatCGCATTTCCGTTTGGATTCATTCTTTGggtcctctttttctttgaccACAATGTTTCT TCCCTGATGGCTCAAGGATCGGAATTTCCTCTGCGAAAACCTCCAGGATTCCACTATgattttttcttgcttgGTATCACAACCTTTCTGGCTGGAATCTTGGGGCTCCCAGCTCCCAATGGACTTATACCCCAGGCACCTATCCATACTACCTCTTTGACGGTGATGGGTCCAAGCCTAAAAGATGAGGAAGGTCAAGGGACTACAAGTTCTCGCACACGAACTCAGTCAGATATACAATCTCAGAGACAATCTTCGATCAATGAACAGTTCTCACAGCACCCTTCTGACCCACCTAGTGGACATAGGCGTGAGGTACCTGTGAGTGTCGTTGAGCAGAGACTCTCAAACCTTGCACAAGGTAGTCTGTGTCTTGTACTACTTACAGGTCCATTTCTTCATCTGCTGCACCTGATTCCTCGCGGAGTTCTTGCCGGCTTGTT TTGGTACATGGGGGCTGCGGCGCTACGTGCGAATGGAATAACACAAAAAATCCTATATCTCTTTCAAGACAAAGCACTTACGTCCACACATGAGCCACTCCGTAGAGTCCGTAAATCGAGGATAATCCTCTTCATAGGAGTCCAATTAGTAGGCTTCGGGGCAACATTTGCTGTCACACAAACAATCG CCGCCATTGGATTTCCAGTCATCATCATGCTCCTCCTGCCCATTCGCACATTCATGATTCCCAAATTACCTTTCAGTAGAGAGGAATTGGCTATTCTTGATGGTCCCACCGCATCACCCTTT ACCATGGCTTCTGTTGGTGGGACTCTTTGA
- a CDS encoding Calcium-independent protein kinase C has translation MNPEVYSTLCLRQNLQSGLPLSIRPFNTKLITDPNMLNNITETIIQALRILAAEIYLGISFIHRFGIVHQDVKPENLMVSRDGHIVLSNFATARMLPVVELRDLSSPTKMKRTFGKIKMLDTVINLTPIYAAPELMKTRLDASLEYDERVDWWSLGVTLYAIATGQLFFEKEDNLPACIEELLGEQSDHRKQNGNGFWDFLGLLLVRDPELRMCGKQVKLHPFFDPLIGIWGNIESLRHTPPCPHPPKLAHFYSAGQTPSSNDFELPNSYEFGNVTIYQEIPNAETWSDASETHKNMTSPHISSAWGLHRPFENVLNNSSEPDHLNCGNDFGAIEQRNLLDSFLVPNAINQSIGEGHSICSAKPWLYTASPARICNDGTKRYPQTDFGDMEFETGSGKVEGDFNDSGLHLPLETFPKTLGPSKETDLQLYTRLDHYSHSKGNMKPQINNPTQHKHCTSELGATWSFEEQLAISLLSAGTTSPNNNGNASAVLQKRGTTMQLFIGISRKIVKAVRKKISQIFQQ, from the exons ATGAATCCAGAAGTGTACAGCACTCTTTGTCTAAGGCAAAATTTGCAATCAGGTCTGCCCCTATCAATTCGCCCTTTCAACACGAAGCTGATTACAGATCCGAATATGTTAAACAATATTACAGAGACAATAATCCAGGCGTTACGGATCCTAGCAGCTGAAATCTACCTTGGAATTTCTTTCATACATCGGTTTGGAATAGTCCATCAGGACGTAAAGCCTGAGAACCTTATGGTCTCCAGGGATGGCCATATAGTTCTCAGCAACTTTGCAACTGCGAGGATGCTCCCTGTTGTTGAATTACGGGATTTGTCTTCACCTACCAAAATGAAAAGAACCTTCGGTAAAATCAAAATGTTGGACACAGTCATTAACTTGACACCTATCTACGCCGCTCCAGAGCTTATGAAAACAAGACTTGACGCATCGTTAGAATACGATGAACGTGTTGATTGGTGGAGCCTGGGCGTCACCCTTTACGCGATTGCCACAGGTCAATTATTCTTTGAAAAAGAGGATAACTTGCCAGCATGTATCGAAGAACTTCTCGGAGAACAGTCTGATCACAGGAAACAAAATGGCAATGGGTTCTGGGATTTTCTGGGTCTA CTCCTCGTTCGCGACCCAGAACTCCGAATGTGCGGAAAACAGGTCAAATTACATCCCTTCTTTGATCCCTTAATTGGAATATGGGGAAATATCGAATCTTTGCGACATACACCTCCATGTCCTCACCCACCTAAGTTAGCCCATTTCTATTCAGCCGGACAGACACCCTCCTCCAATGATTTCGAATTACCAAACTCATATGAATTCGGGAACGTCACCATATACCAAGAAATTCCAAACGCCGAGACGTGGTCTGACGCCTCTGAAACACACAAAAACATGACGTCTCCCCACATTTCTTCAGCATGGGGTTTGCACAGACCATTCGAGAATGTCCTCAACAATTCATCTGAACCCGACCACTTGAATTGTGGCAATGACTTTGGTGCCATTGAACAAAGAAATTTGCTGGATTCTTTTCTTGTACCCAATGCAATAAATCAATCTATTGGCGAAGGACACAGCATATGTAGCGCCAAACCCTGGCTGTACACAGCATCTCCTGCGCGCATATGCAACGATGGTACCAAAAGATATCCACAGACTGATTTTGGCGATATGGAATTCGAAACAGGATCTGGGAAAGTTGAAGGGGATTTCAATGACTCAGGTCTGCACCTTCCATTGGAAACCTTCCCGAAGACATTGGGGCCCAGTAAAGAGACTGACTTGCAATTGTATACACGGCTGGATCACTATTCACATTCAAAGGGAAACATGAAGCCACAAATTAACAATCCCACACAACATAAACATTGCACCAGCGAGCTAGGAGCCACGTGGTCATTTGAGGAACAACTTGCCATATCCCTATTAAGCGCCGGTACTACATCCCCGAACAATAATGGCAATGCCTCGGCGGTGTTGCAGAAAAGGGGTACTACGATGCAGCTTTTCATTGGAATCTCCCGTAAAATTGTTAAAGCAGTTCGCAAAAAAATTTCACAAATTTTCCAACAGTGA
- a CDS encoding U6 snRNA phosphodiesterase encodes MKRALSALVAYASSDEESPCVVQPKGTCPDPPPKKRKKLPPPSSTITIPSPVDNPALHQGRIRTTPHVEGQFAAHVYVSLPLGRNSMLYKVVQAILYDAKKAIPALHEIWTSQQRPELHISLSRPIFLRAHQREDLKRAVKKVANRHRAFTVSFAILSELINDEKTRTFLTMEVGAGHHELRSLTDAIAPTLEAIRQQTYYVKPRFHASIAWALLCSSDHAEGHRAIPSVSNVSSFPETNASLNEDFPSIKCLPPETVITLNERYASQISSPNVGAFEANAVTLKIGKDISTWTLIGP; translated from the exons ATGAAACGAGCACTATCGGCTCTCGTAGCCTACGCATCCTCAGATGAAGAAAGTCCTTGTGTCGTCCAACCTAAAGGAACCTGCCCGGATCCTCCTCCCAAAAAAAG AAAGAAATTACCACCTCCGTCCTCCACAATTACTATTCCATCCCCAGTGGACAACCCGGCTCTTCATCAGGGCCGAATACGGACAACACCACATGTAGAGGGGCAATTTGCTGCACATGTGTACGTCTCATTACCCCTAGGTCGCAATTCAATGCTGTACAAGGTTGTTCAAGCTATTCTTTACGATGCCAAGAAAGCTATACCAGCTCTGCACGAGATATGGACTTCTCAACAACGCCCTGAACTCCATATTTCTTTGTCGCGGCCCATCTTCCTCCGAGCTCACCAGAGAGAGGACTTGAAAAGGGCTGTGAAAAAAGTTGCAAATAGGCATAGAGC GTTTACTGTATCGTTCGCGATATTATCGGAGCTGATCAACGATGAGAAAACCAGGACATTCTTGACCATGGAAGTAGGAGCTGGACATCACGAG CTACGTTCTTTAACGGATGCAATTGCTCCCACACTGGAAGCTATTCGCCAGCAAACATATTACGTCAAACCTAGATTTCACGCCTCCATCGCTTGGGCACTTCTGTGTAGCTCAGATCACGCCGAAGGACATCGAGCAATCCCCTCTGTCTCGAATGTTAGTTCTTTCCCAGAGACTAACGCTTCTCTAAATGAGGATTTCCCTTCCATCAAATGTTTACCACCCGAAACTGTGATAACTCTCAACGAGCGCTACGCCTCACAGATTTCATCCCCCAACGTAGGAGCTTTTGAAGCCAACGCTGTTACTCTTAAAATCGGAAAAGATATTTCGACCTGGACTTTGATTGGACCGTGA
- a CDS encoding Cyanobacterial phytochrome B, whose product MDNNAPDRKIQSQPPRLSSTSYVYPVKSLLEGRIQPALPESSVSSRPKFSTSQSSDAIVDLPNEHRDRSARIGAEKSAIWARDVHRSFGDRTSATSDIAVDEFTEVDQALLMKRDKDKSNRPRSNSTSSIPSPARSIEKGKLKEVTTANVGQDKLRKSPERYSYTLQEDSPYFPRTFSSLNIPIQHTDIQDASAFVNLESSMISTAHVLGHRAPERHSPRSITTSSINSPPRVHQNWNPRDISTPTDKMSFNTQRFNAEDNVTEAVSTDPHHIQPSVSEDSISHETCNYDQLDTPVTLHPASTRPEQIVNDEASTLTFNPSLFGIVHLPPLPSSSSPSGRGSFSSSPAKSGSRGLDFGLVNNALRSSGRSVNGSNSTLSHSGKEPSHTMESANISSNPSIQDTDFHSSLETKSTTHSEDPHVSVRFRTMQDEHGNHVVIGREGNVTRCEDEPIHTPGAVQAFGVLIALDEVEDTLVVRQVSENSTELLGLPPKFLFDLECFTDTLPDTQAGVLWDNIDFLNDPSLRSDDDECSPQVFQLRGWGAPGSGHSQEFETEDGKRLWTCWCAIHRSAATQSSDKSTGLIVIEFELEKDVLNPLYPPISLPPSSASDSPQPSSQTGSESIRGEHMSPDPESDQSTAGQPSSKYASSTPSMLSTYLESGRDPTLPQSLHGLNGDDEWMPSAEDIIRSTTSQSRPLPALERLRRMTRSAVSFGNSVHGNPPKRRRGTKSRGGSSAGVMDVFAVMSQINEQLGAAPDLNTFLNVVVGVIKDLTQFHRVMIYQFDELWNGQVVAELVDWAQSHDLFRGLHFPASDIPAQARKLYAINKVRLLYDCAQHTARIVARDQADIDNPLDMTHCYLRAMSPIHITYLQNMGVRASMSISLMAFGQLWGLVTCHSYGSSGMRVSFPVRQMLRLLSQSISKNIERLSYAQRLHTRKLINTVSSPNHPTGYIVSNADDLLALFDADFGILVIGEGAKLLGPNQHGQEILIMAEYLRLKQFETIQASQAVVADYPDLELTTGFEVIAGLLYVPLSSGGKDFIALLRKGQPRQVHWAGKPFKEGEGGSTSLEPRKSFKIWSETIAGRSKAWTDDQLDTAGVLALVYGKFIEVWREKENAVNATKLTNLLLTNASHEEMAMNSPLDKETHDNLQKSHAASKSLLFTINDLLDLTRLESGTETSFNEAFDLRTAIQEATLIYRKEAKRRNLQFILDLAESPTMVIGDIKKIRTVVQNLTANALKFTTEGCITVSCKTFGEPEGLRNVDQIAVEILVSDTGCGISASRLESIFRQFEHVEPSQPKSNGDPGVGLGLAVVSRIVEQLGGQLRVDSEAGIGSKFSFLIPLSLSTGGQSMASSKSDGTSRSSNSLKISPVGSRSGSLFTESAGRDIEFMVNALSSNHMTSPRGTSANSLDDRENSEQLQRPGLGRRNSSQVIFTLSGPRSPSLLPPAGNVEYDRKTVEVISPLPTPRGDDTPSSSTTDVASPPLPLHHRLEHVSLKVLIVEDNDINRIILAKRLSLSGHKVINSTDGREGLNKVISDPTFDLVLMDIQMPIMNGFESTASIRKFEQEINLAQTTQCQSQILNGRIPIFAVSASLREQQREELLHHGMDGWILKPIDFARLNEILKGITDPNQRHKDVYKPGCSWESGGWLKRHS is encoded by the exons ATGGACAACAACGCCCCAGACCGAAAAATACAATCGCAACCACCACGCCTTTCATCTACTTCCTACGTATATCCTGTAAAATCCCTTTTGGAAGGCCGGATACAGCCAGCACTACCAGAGTCTAGCGTTTCATCCAGACCCAAATTCAGCACGTCACAATCCTCCGATGCTATAGTTGATCTTCCAAATGAACACCGCGATCGTTCTGCCAGGATTGGGGCCGAAAAATCAGCTATCTGGGCCAGAGACGTACACAGGAGTTTTGGGGACCGAACATCTGCTACATCTGACATTGCAGTGGATGAATTCACCGAAGTTGATCAAGCtttgttgatgaagagggaCAAGGACAAAAGTAACCGACCGAGATCTAACAGCACCTCAAGTATACCTTCTCCAGCACGTTCGATCGAGAAAGGAAAGTTGAAAGAGGTTACAACAGCAAATGTGGGCCAAGATAAACTTCGCAAAAGTCCGGAAAGATATAGTTACACTCTGCAGGAAGACAGCCCATACTTTCCTCGCACATTCTCCAGTCTGAATATTCCAATACAACACACAGATATACAGGATGCATCTGCGTTTGTCAACTTGGAATCTTCTATGATTTCCACCGCTCACGTACTTGGTCATCGAGCACCTGAAAGACATTCGCCTCGTTCCATAACGACATCTTCGATCAATTCACCTCCTCGTGTCCATCAAAATTGGAATCCAAGAGATATCTCTACGCCAACGGACAAAATGTCTTTCAACACGCAAAGGTTCAATGCAGAGGACAATGTCACCGAAGCAGTCTCCACTGATCCTCATCATATTCAGCCAAGTGTATCGGAGGATTCAATCTCTCATGAGACTTGTAACTACGATCAATTGGACACGCCAGTCACCTTACATCCAGCCTCAACACGGCCAGAACAAATAGTAAATGACGAGGCGAGCACCTTGACATTTAATCCTTCTTTATTCGGCATTGTACATTTGCCCCCTCTCCCTTCGTCCAGCTCCCCCAGTGGACGAGGCTCATTCTCGTCCTCGCCTGCAAAATCAGGTAGTCGAGGATTAGATTTTGGACTTGTGAATAATGCCTTACGAAGCTCAGGTCGATCAGTTAATGGTTCGAACAGCACGCTATCGCACAGCGGCAAAGAGCCTTCTCATACAATGGAGTCTGCAAATATTTCCAGCAACCCATCCATACAGGATACAGATTTTCATTCTAGCCTCGAAACAAAAAGTACTACTCACTCAGAAGATCCGCATGTTTCTGTCAGGTTTCGAACTATGCAAGATGAACACGGAAATCATGTAGTGATAGGCAGAGAAGGAAACGTTACTCGATGCGAAGATGAG CCCATCCACACACCCGGAGCTGTGCAAGCATTTGGTGTTCTTATTGCTTTAGATGAGGTAGAAGATACTCTCGTTGTTCGCCAGGTCTCAGAG AATTCAACTGAATTGCTTGGGCTACCCCCCAAATTTCTCTTCGACCTGGAATGTTTCACTGATACCTTGCCGGACACCCAAGCAGGCGTTCTTTGGGATAATATCGATTTTTTAAACGATCCCAGTTTGAGATCGGACGATGATGAATGCAGCCCCCAAGTTTTCCAGCTCAGGGGCTGGGGAGCGCCAGGATCAGGTCATTCTCAGGAATTCGAGACTGAAGACGGCAAGAGGTTATGGACCTGTTGGTGTGCCATCCATCGTAGTGCAGCCACTCAATCTTCAGACAAAAGCACTGGGTTGATAGTGATAGAGTTTGAACTTGAGAAAGATGTTCTGAACCCCCTTTATCCTCCTATCTCATTGCCTCCGTCTTCGGCGAGTGATTCTCCACAACCCAGCTCTCAAACCGGTTCGGAGAGTATCCGGGGCGAACATATGTCTCCCGACCCAGAATCTGATCAATCCACTGCAGGTCAACCATCCAGCAAGTATGCGAGCAGTACACCTTCAATGCTATCTACGTACTTGGAATCAGGACGAGACCCGACACTGCCTCAATCGTTGCATGGATTAAACGGGGATGACGAATGGATGCCTAGTGCAGAAGACATTATCAGGAGCACAACGAGCCAGTCTCGGCCTTTGCCAGCCCTCGAACGTCTTCGTCGCATGACCCGTAGTGCTGTGTCGTTTGGCAATTCTGTTCACGGCAATCCCCCGAAAAGAAGACGCGGGACCAAATCCCGAGGCGGATCGTCTGCAGGCGTGATGGATGTATTTGCCGTCATGTCACAAATTAATGAACAACTCGGAGCCGCGCCTGATCTAAACACCTTCCTAAACGTCGTTGTTGGTGTCATCAAGGATCTTACACAATTCCATAGAGTGATGATATACCAATTTGATGAGCTGTGGAATGGTCAGGTTGTTGCGGAATTGGTGGATTGGGCTCAATCTCATGATCTTTTCCGTGGTTTACATTTCCCTGCCAGCGACATTCCGGCACAG GCTCGAAAGTTATATGCAATAA ACAAAGTACGTCTATTGTATGATTGCGCCCAACATACGGCAAGGATCGTTGCCCGCGACCAAGCTGATATAGACAATCCTCTC GACATGACGCATTGCTACTTACGTGCAATGAGCCCGATCCATATAACGT ATCTTCAAAACATGGGCGTTCGCGCGTCCATGTCAATA TCTCTCATGGCATTTGGGCAGTTGTGGGGTTTGGTAACGTGTCATTCGTATGGATCCAGTGGAATGCGAGTATCCTTCCCCGTCCGTCAGATGCTTCGTCTTTTAAGCCAGTCAATCTCAAAAAATATTGAACGATTGAGCTATGCCCAACGTCTCCACACAAGAAAACTT ATCAACACCGTATCTTCTCCTAATCATCCG ACAGGCTATATCGTCAGCAATGCGGATGACCTCCTGGCTCTTTTTGATGCAGATTTTGGAATCTTAGTGATTGGCGAAGGCGCCAAGCTCCTAGGGCCCAATCAGCATGGGCAGGAAATTTTGATCATGGCGGAATATCTGCGATTGAAACAATTTGA GACCATCCAAGCCTCTCAAGCTGTTGTAGCGGATTACCCAGATTTGGAACTAACAACTG GATTCGAAGTTATTGCAGGTCTACTATATGTACCTCTCTCTAGTGGCGGCAAAGACTTCATCGCTCTTCTCCGAAAGGGCCAACCTCGACAGGTTCACTGGGCCGGAAAACCTTTTAAAGAAGGCGAGGGTGGTAGCACATCTTTGGAACCAAGGAAATCATTTAAGATTTGGTCTGAAACCATCGCTGGCAGAAGTAAAGCATGGACAGACGACCAACTGGATACAGCGGGAGTGCTGGCTTTGGTATACGGAAAG TTCATTGAAGTTTGGCGTGAAAAAGAGAACGCCGTGAATGCAACGAAACTCACAAACTTGTTACTCACCAATGCAAGTCATGAAG AAATGGCCATGAATAGTCCTTTGGACAAAGAAACCCACGACAACCTTCAAAAATCTCATGCCGCTTCCAAG AGTTTGCTATTTACTATCAATGATTTACTT GATCTAACGAGGCTGGAGAGCGGTACTGAGACTTCTTTCAATGAGGCATTTGACCTACGTACTGCAATCCAAGAAGCCACTTTGATTTATCGCAAGGAAGCAAAACGACGAAACCTTCAATTTATCCTTGATTTAGCGGAAAGCCCAACAATGGTCATTGGTGATATTAAGAAAATACGCACTGTGGTTCAAAACTTAACTGCAAATGCAC TAAAATTTACCACGGAGGGTTGTATCACTGTCTCTTGCAAAACATTTGGTGAACCTGAAGGGCTAAGAAATGTTGATCAAATAGCAGTTGAAATACTAGTATCGGATACAGGTTGTGGTATCTCTGCGAGCAGATTGGAAAGCATTTTCCGACAATTCGAACATGTAGAACCGTCCCAGCCTAAATCTAATGGGGATCCTGGGGTCG GACTAGGACTCGCGGTAGTCTCCAGAATTGTTGAACAGTTAGGCGGACAACTGCGTGTTGACTCTGAAGCGGGAATTGGAAGTAAATTCTCCTTCCTCATTCCATTGTCCCTGTCAACGGGGGGTCAATCAATGGCATCCTCGAAATCAGATGGTACATCACGGTCGTCTAACTCCCTGAAGATATCGCCTGTGGGGTCGCGTTCTGGCAGCTTGTTCACCGAATCAGCAGGTCGCGATATCGAGTTTATGGTGAATGCTCTCTCTTCAAATCATATGACATCTCCTAGAGGAACATCAGCCAATTCGCTTGACGACCGAGAAAACAGCGAACAACTCCAGAGACCTGGGTTGGGACGCCGAAACTCATCCCAGGTTATTTTTACGCTCTCGGGCCCCCGTTCTCCTTCCCTACTTCCCCCAGCGGGAAATGTCGAATACGATCGAAAAACTGTTGAAGTTATATCGCCACTACCTACCCCACGCGGCGACGATACACCCAGTTCAAGCACAACTGATGTGGCCTCCCCACCGTTGCCTCTCCACCATCGCCTCGAACATGTGAGCCTCAAGGTGTTGATCGTTGAG GACAACGATATAAATCGAATTATATTGGCAAAAAGGCTTTCACTAAGCGGGCATAAAGTCATTAATTCCACTGACGGACGAGAAGGCCTGAACAAAGTTATATCTGATCCAACATTCGACCTTGTTCTTATGGACATCCA AATGCCAATCATGAACGGATTTGAATCGACAGCTTCTATACGTAAATTTGAACAAGAGATCAATCTTGCTCAAACTACTCAATGTCAATCCCAGATTCTCAACGGAAGGATACCTATATTCGCTGTATCAGCTTCCTTGCGTGAACAGCAGCGCGAAGAGCTCTTACATCATGGCATGGACGGCTGGATCCTCAAACCAATTGACTTCGCCAGGCTAAACGAAATTCTCAAAGGAATCACCGATCCAAATCAGCGTCATAAAGACGTTTACAAACCAGGTTGTAGTTGGGAATCCGGTGGTTGGCTAAAACGACACTCATAG
- a CDS encoding putative urease accessory protein ureG-like, with translation MNVQFINNLSNEAENNVDHVSHDHTHGSHTHGGPGDHGHTHEHMENAGKYSERDLPDYSSRNFEERGFTVGIGGPVGSGKTALTLELCRRLRKEFNIATVTNDIFTREDQEFLIKNKALPTERILAIETGGCPHAAIREDISANMGALETLQAKFECQLLFVESGGDNLAANYSRELADYIIYVIDVAGGDKIPRKGGPGISQSDLLVINKIDLAPHVGASLDVMDRDAKLMRGDGPTVFTSVRQGQGVEDVVALILAAWRQAGSPGKNVAVGEL, from the exons ATGAACGTCCAGTTTATCAATAACTTGTCTAACGAGGCAGAGAATAATGTCGACCATGTCAGCCATGATCATACCCATGGATCTCATACCCATGGCGGACCTGGAGACCATGGACATACCCACGAACACATGGAAAATGCAGGGAAATATTCAGAACGCGACCTCCCTGACTATTCTTCTCGGAActttgaagaaagaggcTTCACGGTTGGAATTGGAGG GCCTGTAGGCTCAGGAAAAACAGCATTGACACTCGAACTTTGCCGGAGACTCAGGAAGGAGTTTAACATCG CCACGGTCACTAACGATATTTTTACTCGGGAGGATCAAGAGTTTTTGATCAAGAATAAGGCCCTCCCAACGGAACGCATCTTGGCTATTGAGACAGGAGGGTGTCCTCACGCAGCCATCAGAGAAGATATCAGTGCAAACATGGGCGCATTGGAGACCCTTCAAGCCAAATTCGAATGTCAGCTGCTTTTTGTGGAGAGTGGGGGCGACAATTTAGCTGCAAATTATTCACGCGAATTGGCCGATTATATTATCTATGTGATTGATGTCGCT GGAGGTGATAAAATTCCTCGCAAAGGTGGTCCTGGAATTTCTCAATCCGATCTGCTCGTGATCAATAAG ATTGACCTAGCTCCTCATGTCGGCGCATCTCTTGATGTTATGGACAGAGACGCGAAGCTGATGCGAGGTGATGGCCCGACAGTATTTACATCTGTCAGACAAGGTCAAGGGGTTGAAGATGTCGTGGCGCTAATTCTTGCTGCCTGGCGTCAAGCTGGGAGTCCCGGAAAAAATGTAGCTGTCGGAGAGCTCTAA